One Janthinobacterium sp. TB1-E2 genomic region harbors:
- the recD gene encoding exodeoxyribonuclease V subunit alpha produces MQHNAQLDTLQMDALFSHIDGVAEAGHLRRLSAAFARFIGTLDEGAPNASAVAVACVVLSELEGRGHSCLMLFELASEPSQLLGWSEELWHGVLAVSGPLPDSVAGWRALLAGAPQVWTVGAADVRQPLVLDGDRLYLRRYWRDESLVGEKIAARAQDLTNPPLAQVRLWLDILFDQPTQDGGPDWQKVACAIALRGKVAIITGGPGTGKTYTVASLLTLLFAVSPQPEQLRIALAAPTGKAAARLKQSIDKALEGLAAKAGDALPLLELARRMGAARTLHSLLGARPDTRAFAHHAGNPLDVDVLIVDEASMVHLEMMASVLDALPPTAILILLGDKDQLASVEAGAVLGDLCHDAQAGGYTPATIAYAQAASGVAIPPAFAGAAGALAQQTVMLRHSHRFSGPIGELALAVNGGRPDLAKACFAGDSGGQLAWSVSAQPDEVLRLALRGRADAPGGYQPYLALVNAGEAAYAQHDDWVRAVLHAFESFRILCAVREGEWGVAGLNTAIELRLEKEGLIRRSEWYVGRPVMVTRNDYGTGVFNGDIGLTLRDPARPGSLRVYFLEGENVRSVLATRLRHVETAFAMTVHKSQGSEFRHTVLVLPQEGGAMLARELVYTGITRARDFFTLVSPTQAVLFDAILRRTQRASGLRGLIG; encoded by the coding sequence ATGCAGCATAACGCGCAGTTGGATACCCTGCAGATGGATGCCTTGTTCAGCCATATCGACGGCGTTGCCGAGGCGGGGCACCTGCGCCGCCTGAGCGCCGCGTTTGCCCGCTTCATCGGCACGCTGGACGAGGGCGCGCCGAATGCGTCCGCCGTGGCCGTGGCCTGCGTCGTGCTGTCCGAGCTGGAAGGGCGGGGGCACAGCTGTCTGATGCTGTTTGAGCTGGCCAGCGAACCGTCGCAGCTGCTGGGCTGGAGCGAGGAGCTGTGGCATGGCGTGCTTGCCGTTTCCGGCCCGTTGCCGGACAGCGTCGCTGGCTGGCGCGCGCTGCTGGCCGGCGCGCCGCAGGTGTGGACGGTGGGCGCGGCTGACGTGCGCCAGCCGCTGGTGCTCGATGGCGACCGCCTGTATTTGCGCCGCTACTGGCGCGATGAAAGCCTGGTGGGCGAAAAAATCGCCGCGCGCGCGCAGGATTTGACGAATCCGCCGCTGGCGCAGGTGCGGCTATGGCTCGATATCCTGTTCGACCAGCCCACGCAGGACGGTGGGCCGGACTGGCAAAAAGTGGCATGCGCCATCGCGCTGCGCGGCAAGGTGGCGATCATCACGGGCGGTCCTGGAACGGGCAAGACCTACACGGTAGCCAGTTTGCTGACCTTGCTGTTTGCCGTCTCGCCGCAGCCGGAGCAGCTGCGCATCGCACTGGCCGCGCCGACCGGCAAGGCGGCCGCGCGGCTGAAACAGTCGATCGACAAGGCTTTGGAGGGGCTGGCGGCCAAGGCGGGCGATGCGCTGCCCCTGCTGGAACTGGCGCGGCGCATGGGCGCGGCGCGCACCCTGCATAGTTTGCTGGGCGCGCGGCCCGATACGCGCGCCTTTGCCCACCACGCGGGCAATCCGCTCGACGTCGACGTGCTGATCGTCGATGAAGCGTCGATGGTGCACCTGGAAATGATGGCGTCCGTGCTCGACGCCTTGCCGCCCACGGCGATCCTGATACTGCTTGGCGACAAGGATCAATTGGCGTCCGTGGAAGCGGGCGCCGTGCTCGGTGACTTGTGCCACGACGCGCAGGCGGGCGGCTACACGCCGGCTACCATCGCGTATGCGCAGGCGGCCAGCGGCGTGGCCATTCCGCCCGCCTTTGCGGGGGCGGCCGGCGCGCTGGCGCAGCAGACGGTGATGCTGCGCCACAGCCACCGTTTCAGCGGTCCGATCGGCGAGCTGGCCTTGGCCGTGAATGGCGGCAGGCCCGATCTTGCCAAAGCGTGTTTTGCCGGCGACAGCGGCGGCCAGCTGGCGTGGAGCGTGAGCGCGCAGCCGGACGAGGTGCTGCGCCTGGCCTTGCGTGGCCGCGCGGACGCGCCGGGCGGCTACCAGCCCTACCTGGCACTGGTGAATGCGGGCGAAGCGGCGTACGCGCAGCATGACGACTGGGTGCGCGCCGTGCTGCACGCTTTCGAATCGTTCCGCATCCTGTGCGCCGTGCGCGAGGGCGAGTGGGGCGTGGCCGGCCTGAACACGGCCATCGAACTGCGGCTGGAAAAGGAAGGCTTGATACGCCGCAGCGAATGGTATGTGGGCCGTCCCGTGATGGTCACGCGTAACGATTACGGTACGGGCGTGTTCAATGGCGACATCGGCTTGACCCTGCGCGATCCGGCGCGGCCCGGATCATTGCGCGTGTACTTCCTGGAAGGCGAGAACGTGCGCAGCGTGCTGGCCACGCGCTTGCGCCACGTGGAGACGGCGTTCGCCATGACGGTGCATAAATCGCAGGGTTCGGAATTCCGCCACACGGTGCTGGTGCTGCCGCAGGAGGGCGGCGCCATGCTGGCGCGCGAACTGGTCTACACGGGCATCACGCGCGCGCGCGACTTCTTTACCCTCGTCTCGCCCACGCAGGCCGTGCTGTTTGACGCGATCTTGCGCCGTACGCAGCGGGCCAGCGGCTTGAGGGGGCTGATCGGCTGA
- a CDS encoding methyl-accepting chemotaxis protein produces MLSSLRTRLVLICVAIVVLSMLALSVANYVTTRSSMLASSDQQMQQLLQSQSAVLAQWVDGKKKVMASVVMSAETPDPLRAFEIAEKAGDFAEVFIGYADKRSVFTHPGRPADFDPTARAWYTDTVKAGVPMLTPPYVDAASHKLVVSFTAPVGPKQALVGVAGADVLLDTVIANVVAIKPTPHSFAFLVDQSGIIIAHANKDLSLQPVAKLDASLSAAQVNRLESARTSEAVRLNERDGKLYVTRVAGTDWLLAVVLDQQEAMQALQTMLTTATVTAALLTGLAALLLSLLVFKMLKRLELVRDALDDIASGEGDLTLRLDASGVDELAQIAGAFNRFIDKIAAVLVKIRTASESVKVSSSEIAAGNQDLSSRTEQQASSLEETAASMEELTSTVKQNADNARQANQMAQSASGVASKGGQVVAQVVDTMASINDSSKKIVDIISVIDGIAFQTNILALNAAVEAARAGEQGRGFAVVATEVRSLAQRSAGAAKEIKLLIDDSVGKVDSGARLVDEAGATMQEIVDSVRRVTDIMGEITAASVEQSSGIEQVNQAIAQMDQVTQQNAALVEEAAAAAESLQDQASTLAQVVGVFKLDEGQAPAPVKPVARAAIAPRIASRPAPAPAAKPERSEEWETF; encoded by the coding sequence ATGTTGTCTTCCCTTCGCACGCGGCTGGTGCTCATCTGCGTGGCCATCGTCGTATTGTCCATGCTCGCCTTGTCGGTCGCCAATTACGTCACCACACGCAGCAGCATGCTGGCGTCATCGGACCAGCAGATGCAGCAGCTGCTGCAAAGCCAGTCGGCCGTGCTGGCGCAATGGGTCGATGGCAAGAAAAAGGTCATGGCGTCCGTCGTCATGTCGGCCGAGACGCCCGATCCGCTGCGCGCCTTCGAGATCGCGGAAAAGGCTGGCGATTTTGCGGAAGTGTTCATCGGCTACGCGGACAAGCGTTCCGTGTTTACCCATCCGGGCCGCCCGGCCGATTTCGACCCCACGGCGCGCGCCTGGTATACGGACACCGTCAAGGCGGGTGTGCCGATGCTCACGCCGCCGTACGTGGATGCGGCCAGCCACAAGCTCGTGGTGTCGTTCACGGCGCCCGTCGGGCCGAAACAGGCATTGGTGGGCGTGGCGGGCGCGGACGTGCTGCTCGATACCGTGATTGCCAACGTGGTGGCGATCAAGCCGACGCCGCACAGCTTTGCCTTCCTCGTCGACCAGAGCGGCATCATCATCGCCCACGCGAACAAGGACCTGAGCCTGCAGCCGGTGGCGAAACTCGATGCGTCGCTGTCGGCCGCACAGGTCAACCGGCTGGAAAGCGCGCGCACGAGCGAGGCCGTGCGATTGAACGAGCGCGACGGCAAGCTGTACGTCACGCGCGTGGCCGGCACCGACTGGCTGCTGGCCGTGGTGCTCGACCAGCAGGAAGCCATGCAAGCCTTGCAGACGATGCTGACGACGGCCACCGTCACGGCCGCGCTGCTGACCGGGCTGGCCGCGCTGCTGCTGTCGCTGCTGGTGTTCAAGATGCTCAAGCGCCTGGAACTGGTGCGCGACGCGCTCGACGATATCGCCTCGGGCGAGGGCGACCTGACTCTCCGCCTCGACGCTTCCGGCGTGGACGAACTGGCGCAGATCGCCGGCGCCTTCAACCGCTTCATCGACAAGATCGCCGCCGTGCTCGTAAAAATCCGCACGGCCAGCGAGTCGGTCAAGGTATCGTCGTCGGAAATCGCCGCCGGCAACCAGGACCTGTCGTCGCGCACGGAGCAGCAAGCGAGTTCGCTGGAAGAGACGGCCGCCTCGATGGAGGAGCTGACCAGCACCGTCAAGCAAAATGCCGACAATGCGCGCCAGGCCAACCAGATGGCGCAATCGGCATCCGGCGTGGCGAGCAAGGGCGGCCAAGTGGTGGCGCAGGTGGTCGATACCATGGCCTCGATCAACGATTCGTCGAAGAAGATTGTCGACATCATCAGCGTCATCGACGGCATCGCCTTCCAGACGAATATCCTCGCGCTCAATGCGGCCGTGGAAGCGGCACGCGCGGGCGAACAGGGACGGGGCTTTGCCGTGGTGGCGACGGAAGTGCGCAGTCTGGCGCAGCGTTCCGCGGGCGCGGCCAAGGAAATCAAGCTGCTGATCGACGATTCGGTGGGCAAGGTCGATTCTGGCGCGCGCCTCGTCGACGAGGCCGGCGCGACGATGCAGGAAATCGTCGACAGCGTGCGCCGCGTCACCGACATCATGGGCGAGATCACGGCCGCCAGCGTCGAGCAAAGTTCGGGCATCGAACAGGTGAACCAGGCGATCGCGCAGATGGACCAGGTGACGCAGCAGAACGCTGCCCTGGTGGAAGAGGCGGCCGCCGCAGCGGAAAGCCTGCAAGACCAGGCCAGTACCCTGGCGCAGGTGGTGGGCGTGTTCAAGCTCGATGAAGGGCAGGCGCCGGCGCCTGTCAAACCGGTGGCGCGGGCAGCCATCGCGCCGCGCATCGCCAGCCGGCCAGCACCGGCGCCCGCCGCCAAGCCGGAACGCAGCGAGGAGTGGGAAACTTTCTAA
- a CDS encoding LysR family transcriptional regulator has translation MTFTQLEIFTLVAELHGFSAAAAQLGISQSAVSHALKALEKEMGVDLIVRHQASAELTDVGSQLLVRAREILGLSEAMRQEAADVLGQRQGSLRIGSFGPTSSLNLLPAITAQFRLRYPGIDLRIDEGADHEVVQWIRERRVDVGFVVLPDERFDTAPLVEDQMMALVPRSHALSSETSITLAQLCEGPFIMSEAGCACLIEPLFANAGLQPQVPYRISQVITILDMVSRGDGLSIVAELALPQRLREQYPELVALPLNPPVSRKVGLAVRDRRQNTPATNAFFDVAKQMAPTLAPRRA, from the coding sequence ATGACCTTCACGCAACTGGAAATTTTTACCTTGGTGGCTGAACTGCACGGCTTTTCCGCCGCCGCCGCGCAGCTGGGCATCAGCCAGTCGGCCGTCTCGCACGCCTTGAAGGCGCTGGAAAAGGAGATGGGCGTGGATCTGATCGTGCGCCACCAGGCCTCGGCCGAGCTGACCGACGTGGGCAGCCAGCTGCTGGTGCGCGCGCGCGAAATCCTCGGGCTATCCGAAGCCATGCGCCAGGAAGCGGCCGACGTGCTGGGCCAGCGCCAGGGCAGCCTGCGTATCGGCTCATTCGGCCCCACGTCATCCCTGAATCTGCTGCCGGCCATCACGGCGCAATTCCGCCTGCGCTATCCGGGCATCGACCTGCGCATCGACGAAGGCGCCGACCATGAAGTGGTGCAGTGGATACGCGAGCGGCGGGTCGACGTGGGCTTCGTCGTGCTGCCCGACGAACGTTTCGATACGGCGCCGCTGGTGGAAGACCAGATGATGGCGCTGGTGCCGCGCAGCCATGCACTGTCCAGCGAAACGTCCATCACCCTGGCCCAATTGTGCGAAGGGCCGTTCATCATGTCCGAGGCGGGCTGCGCCTGCCTGATCGAGCCGCTGTTCGCCAACGCGGGCCTGCAGCCGCAGGTACCGTACCGCATCAGTCAGGTGATCACCATCCTCGACATGGTCAGCCGCGGCGACGGCCTGTCCATCGTGGCAGAACTGGCCCTGCCCCAGCGGCTGCGCGAGCAGTATCCGGAGCTGGTCGCCCTGCCCTTGAATCCCCCCGTCAGCCGCAAGGTGGGCCTGGCCGTGCGCGACCGGCGCCAGAACACGCCGGCCACCAACGCTTTTTTCGACGTGGCGAAACAGATGGCGCCGACCCTGGCGCCACGGCGCGCTTGA
- a CDS encoding DMT family transporter: MRTTAIPSAALPSVQSPLVYLKLIFVALFWGGTFIAGRVLAQQMPPMTAASGRFGVAVLLLVVLAWKLEGGLPRLDRKQLMTTAALGLTGIFLYNLCFLAALSRMPAGRTALFVALNPIVTALASAMLFRERLGSFKWLGIMLAFCGTAIVITRGDLAGVLHGTGGGIGMGEVFMFCGISSWAAYTLIGRVALKGLSPIAATTYASMWGLAFLLVGAAVEFPSVPWHSFGWQVWAAIGYLGVFGTVIGFVWYYEGVKALGPSRTAVFNNLVPVFGIVLAAVLLGEPVLASMLVGGAVTIAGVIMTNRQAK, from the coding sequence ATGCGCACTACCGCCATACCTTCCGCCGCCTTGCCTTCCGTGCAATCGCCGCTCGTCTACCTGAAACTGATTTTCGTCGCCCTGTTCTGGGGCGGCACTTTTATCGCGGGGCGCGTGCTGGCGCAGCAGATGCCGCCCATGACGGCTGCCAGCGGACGCTTCGGCGTGGCCGTGCTGTTGCTCGTCGTGCTGGCCTGGAAACTGGAAGGGGGCTTGCCGCGCCTGGACCGCAAGCAGCTGATGACGACGGCGGCCCTGGGGCTGACGGGCATCTTTCTGTACAACCTGTGTTTCCTGGCGGCCCTGTCGCGCATGCCGGCCGGGCGCACGGCTTTATTTGTCGCGCTGAACCCCATCGTCACGGCGCTGGCCTCGGCCATGCTGTTCCGCGAACGGCTCGGATCGTTCAAGTGGCTGGGCATCATGCTGGCGTTCTGCGGCACGGCCATCGTCATCACGCGCGGCGATCTGGCCGGCGTGCTGCACGGCACGGGCGGCGGCATCGGCATGGGCGAAGTGTTCATGTTTTGCGGCATTTCCAGCTGGGCCGCCTATACCCTGATCGGCCGGGTCGCGCTGAAGGGCTTGTCGCCGATCGCCGCCACCACGTATGCATCGATGTGGGGCCTGGCCTTTTTGCTGGTGGGGGCGGCCGTGGAATTTCCGAGCGTGCCATGGCACAGCTTCGGCTGGCAAGTGTGGGCCGCCATTGGCTACCTGGGCGTGTTCGGCACGGTGATCGGCTTTGTCTGGTATTACGAGGGCGTCAAAGCGCTGGGGCCGTCGCGCACGGCCGTGTTCAACAACCTCGTGCCCGTGTTCGGCATCGTGCTGGCGGCGGTGCTGCTGGGCGAGCCGGTGCTCGCCTCGATGCTGGTGGGCGGGGCGGTGACGATTGCCGGCGTCATCATGACCAACCGGCAAGCGAAATAG
- a CDS encoding serine hydrolase: MLKKMFAAVLMTLSTAAIAVPFGSQSILVVEDGTGKVLLEKNSNVVVPIASLTKLMTAMVVLDSKANMEEEISIDREDVDTLKHSTSRVPVGATLSRHDVLQLALMSSDNRAAASLARTFPGGPTAFAVAVNAKIKALGMRQTVIEEPTGLSPNNQSTAADLVKMAVAASRYPEISRITTDSKDVIQIKGRDVEYHNTNRLVGAKGWDIGLSKTGYTNEAGRCLIMRIKSAGKFATMILLNARANSVRAMDAVNIRRMLAAENGIEEPKVMRASVSRHKKAPAKPSKRRRAR, translated from the coding sequence ATGCTCAAAAAAATGTTCGCCGCGGTGCTGATGACGCTTTCGACAGCGGCCATCGCCGTGCCCTTCGGTTCCCAGTCGATACTGGTGGTCGAAGACGGCACAGGCAAAGTCTTGCTTGAAAAAAATTCCAACGTGGTGGTGCCCATCGCCTCGCTGACCAAACTCATGACAGCCATGGTCGTGCTCGACTCCAAGGCGAACATGGAGGAAGAGATCAGCATCGACCGCGAGGACGTCGATACCCTGAAGCACAGCACCTCCCGCGTGCCGGTGGGCGCCACCCTGAGCCGTCACGACGTGCTGCAACTGGCGCTGATGTCGTCCGACAACCGCGCCGCCGCCTCGCTGGCGCGCACCTTCCCCGGCGGCCCGACGGCGTTTGCCGTGGCCGTCAACGCCAAGATCAAGGCCCTGGGCATGCGCCAGACCGTGATCGAAGAGCCGACGGGCTTGTCGCCGAACAACCAGTCGACGGCGGCCGACCTCGTCAAGATGGCCGTGGCCGCCTCGCGCTACCCGGAAATCAGCCGCATCACCACGGATTCGAAGGACGTGATCCAGATCAAGGGCCGCGACGTGGAATACCACAACACGAACCGCCTGGTGGGCGCCAAGGGCTGGGACATCGGCCTGTCGAAAACGGGCTACACGAATGAAGCGGGCCGCTGCCTGATCATGCGCATCAAGTCGGCCGGCAAGTTCGCCACGATGATCCTGCTCAACGCGCGCGCCAATTCCGTGCGCGCCATGGACGCCGTCAACATCCGCCGCATGCTGGCGGCCGAGAACGGCATCGAAGAGCCGAAGGTGATGCGCGCCTCGGTCAGCCGGCACAAGAAGGCGCCGGCGAAGCCGAGTAAACGCCGCCGCGCCCGCTAA
- a CDS encoding sensor histidine kinase encodes MLKKYTEWYRSVDEESLLVLKHPEMAEQVQGRMRRYIAMKLVKLTPIERQQLHDFLLKYRGAGFYIAAFKLMLLFSAIGVALHLLLPAKFELLKALVFSNGLGFALAWGLVGVWFNYRSSVRNKLKKLLLIVSTCVAGVAVGVLMAGLSDTGSMDMAFERLLRVGGTALLVACLFYMVPLAIVTTWRNRQYEALTVQLQQDAERDRLARELSESQLRLLRAQIEPHFLFNTLGAVQQLAEQGAQGAGKAAALTADLIAFLRASLAEMRSEQVPLQSEFDMVAAYLRVMQARMGSRLRYALDLPAEFAHATIPSMILLTLAENAIKHGIEPSLRGGEIRLSALRVDGMLRLRVQDTGMGLPASGADSAQGGGLGLENVRSRLLLSDPSASLSLRDGEEGGVTAEILLPIKIASSLKDPAA; translated from the coding sequence GTGTTAAAAAAATATACGGAATGGTACCGCAGCGTCGATGAGGAATCGCTGCTGGTGCTGAAACATCCCGAGATGGCGGAGCAGGTCCAGGGACGGATGCGCCGCTACATCGCCATGAAGCTGGTCAAGCTGACGCCGATCGAGCGCCAGCAGTTGCACGATTTCCTGCTCAAGTACCGTGGCGCCGGTTTTTACATCGCCGCGTTCAAGCTGATGCTGTTGTTCAGCGCCATCGGCGTCGCACTGCACTTGCTGCTGCCAGCCAAGTTCGAATTGCTCAAGGCCCTGGTCTTCAGCAACGGCCTGGGGTTTGCGCTGGCGTGGGGCCTGGTGGGCGTCTGGTTCAATTACCGCAGTTCCGTGCGCAACAAGCTCAAGAAACTCTTGCTGATCGTGTCGACCTGCGTGGCCGGCGTGGCCGTTGGCGTGCTGATGGCCGGCTTGAGCGATACCGGTTCCATGGACATGGCCTTCGAGCGTTTGCTGCGCGTGGGCGGCACGGCCTTGCTCGTGGCTTGCCTGTTTTACATGGTGCCGCTGGCGATCGTGACCACCTGGCGCAACCGCCAGTACGAAGCGCTGACGGTGCAGCTGCAGCAGGATGCCGAGCGCGATCGTCTGGCACGCGAACTGAGCGAATCGCAGCTGCGCCTGCTGCGCGCGCAGATCGAGCCGCATTTCCTGTTCAATACCTTGGGCGCCGTGCAACAGCTGGCCGAGCAGGGCGCGCAAGGCGCCGGCAAGGCCGCCGCTTTGACGGCCGACCTGATCGCCTTCCTGCGCGCCAGCCTGGCGGAGATGCGCAGCGAGCAAGTGCCCTTGCAAAGCGAGTTCGACATGGTGGCTGCGTATTTGCGCGTGATGCAGGCACGCATGGGCTCGCGCTTGCGCTATGCGCTGGACTTGCCGGCCGAGTTTGCGCACGCGACGATACCCAGCATGATCTTGCTGACCCTGGCGGAAAACGCCATCAAACACGGTATTGAACCGTCGTTGCGCGGCGGCGAGATCCGCCTGTCGGCGCTGCGGGTGGACGGCATGCTGCGCCTGCGCGTGCAGGATACGGGCATGGGTTTGCCTGCCAGCGGCGCCGACAGCGCACAGGGCGGCGGACTGGGCCTGGAAAACGTGCGCAGCCGGCTATTGCTGTCCGATCCGTCCGCCAGCCTGAGCCTGCGCGACGGCGAGGAGGGCGGCGTGACCGCTGAAATATTGCTACCCATCAAAATTGCATCCAGCCTGAAAGACCCTGCCGCATGA
- a CDS encoding LytTR family DNA-binding domain-containing protein: MNPTILIAEDEPLMRERLQMLLAQAWPEAHVVLVAENGNDAWDGFLEHEPDVVFLDIRMPGLSGLEVAERIGKRAHVVFVTAYDQYAVDAFDAGAVDYLLKPVQAERLQRALARLRDKLGAQPADMANLLQSLRAALPAPPRDKLKWIKASVGKQIRLIDIDDVLFFQADTKYTRVVMAGSEALVRTPLKDLLGGLDPEQFWQIHRGTMVNVKAIEAAERIDAERMQVLVRGSTEKLPVSRTFTYLFRD, translated from the coding sequence ATGAATCCCACCATCCTGATTGCCGAAGACGAACCCCTGATGCGCGAGCGCCTGCAAATGCTGCTGGCGCAAGCCTGGCCCGAAGCGCACGTCGTGCTGGTGGCGGAAAACGGCAACGATGCCTGGGACGGTTTCCTCGAGCATGAGCCGGACGTGGTCTTTCTCGACATCCGCATGCCGGGCCTGTCGGGCCTGGAAGTGGCCGAGCGCATCGGCAAGCGCGCCCACGTGGTGTTCGTCACGGCGTACGACCAGTACGCCGTCGATGCGTTCGACGCGGGCGCCGTCGACTACCTGCTCAAACCCGTGCAGGCCGAGCGCTTGCAGCGGGCGCTGGCCCGGCTGCGCGACAAGCTCGGCGCCCAGCCGGCCGACATGGCCAATTTACTGCAGTCGCTGCGCGCGGCCTTGCCGGCACCGCCGCGCGACAAGTTGAAATGGATCAAGGCCAGCGTGGGCAAGCAGATCCGCCTGATCGACATCGACGACGTGCTGTTCTTCCAGGCCGACACCAAGTATACGCGCGTCGTGATGGCCGGTTCGGAAGCGCTGGTGCGCACGCCACTGAAGGATTTGCTGGGCGGCCTCGATCCGGAACAGTTCTGGCAAATCCACCGCGGCACCATGGTCAACGTGAAAGCCATCGAGGCGGCTGAACGCATCGACGCCGAGCGCATGCAGGTGCTGGTGCGCGGCAGTACGGAAAAGCTGCCCGTCAGCCGTACGTTTACGTATCTGTTCCGCGATTAG
- a CDS encoding TOBE domain-containing protein, whose translation MAISEVNVRNQFRGKIKEIIFGPVVSEVDVETPHGIVTSVITSRSIKDLDLKVGSEVIALVKSTEVSIAKIQ comes from the coding sequence ATGGCTATCTCGGAAGTGAATGTACGCAACCAGTTTCGCGGCAAGATCAAGGAAATCATATTTGGCCCCGTAGTCTCGGAAGTGGACGTGGAAACCCCGCACGGCATCGTCACGTCGGTGATCACCTCGCGCTCGATCAAGGACCTGGACTTGAAGGTGGGCAGCGAAGTCATCGCGCTGGTCAAATCGACGGAAGTGTCGATCGCCAAGATCCAGTAA
- a CDS encoding LuxR family transcriptional regulator — protein sequence MMDKEGADPVIAAFYRAALEPLQWSVAMRAFARLAGGDVACCFLKAETGAVPSRGYVTGLDQSAWEDGYRRYYHALDPGYAVLTRGPPGRMHLMQDYFSEQAVARSEYFQDFYLRAGVRYSCSGVVRDNGALTILSAHRAAGQGPYDRNTCGQLQRVLDHLPNVFCLRDTAQQAQAHGALAWEALDALPRAILLADACLRLVFMNLAAQRLLAATSPLASVITLHGGKVAVRVSQLQQQLAQRVRQACVGLACHRPAPLYASDADGRPALEIGILPLPVRIGPADGEGASLAMLSLRPLFRSARRHWPGAAERPCGLTGAEWSLALALADGMEPAEYAQRQGVCISTVRSQIQAILAKTGTHRSSEIASLFSALEWHAGAQP from the coding sequence ATGATGGACAAGGAAGGCGCGGATCCCGTTATCGCCGCCTTTTACCGGGCGGCATTGGAACCGTTGCAGTGGAGCGTGGCCATGCGCGCGTTCGCCCGGCTGGCGGGCGGCGATGTGGCCTGCTGTTTCCTGAAAGCGGAAACGGGCGCGGTACCGTCGCGTGGCTATGTGACCGGGCTGGACCAAAGCGCCTGGGAGGACGGCTACCGGCGCTACTACCATGCGCTTGATCCCGGCTATGCGGTGCTCACGCGCGGGCCGCCCGGGCGCATGCATCTGATGCAGGATTATTTCAGCGAGCAGGCCGTGGCGCGCAGCGAGTATTTCCAGGATTTCTATTTGCGCGCGGGTGTGCGCTATTCGTGCAGCGGCGTCGTGCGCGACAACGGCGCGCTCACCATCCTGTCCGCGCACCGCGCCGCGGGCCAGGGTCCGTATGACCGGAACACGTGCGGCCAGCTGCAGCGCGTGCTTGACCATCTGCCGAATGTTTTTTGCCTGCGCGATACGGCGCAGCAAGCCCAGGCGCATGGCGCGCTGGCCTGGGAGGCGCTCGATGCCTTGCCGCGCGCCATCTTGCTGGCCGATGCCTGCCTGCGGCTGGTTTTCATGAACCTGGCGGCGCAGCGCTTGCTGGCCGCGACGTCGCCGCTCGCCTCCGTGATCACCTTGCATGGCGGTAAGGTGGCTGTGCGCGTGAGCCAGCTGCAACAGCAACTGGCGCAGCGCGTGCGGCAGGCTTGCGTCGGACTGGCGTGCCACCGTCCCGCTCCCTTGTATGCGAGTGACGCAGACGGCCGGCCGGCGCTGGAAATCGGCATCCTGCCGCTGCCCGTGCGTATCGGCCCGGCAGACGGGGAGGGCGCCAGCCTGGCCATGCTGTCCTTGCGGCCACTGTTCAGGAGCGCGCGGCGGCATTGGCCCGGCGCGGCCGAGCGGCCATGCGGCTTGACGGGCGCGGAGTGGTCGCTGGCGCTGGCCCTGGCCGACGGCATGGAGCCAGCCGAGTACGCGCAGCGCCAGGGCGTGTGCATCAGTACCGTACGCAGCCAGATCCAGGCCATCCTGGCCAAGACAGGCACGCACCGCAGCAGCGAGATCGCCAGCCTGTTCAGCGCGCTTGAATGGCACGCTGGCGCGCAGCCATAA